Part of the Microbulbifer salipaludis genome is shown below.
TCTGTGTGTACACCAACCAGAATCACACGATTGAAGAGCTGAGTTATTGAGTTGCAACTCGCTAACGAAGTGCAGAAATCCTAATCGAAGGGCGAGCGCCGGGATTCAGGTTTCAGGACTGTCGGAAACATGGATGTTTCCGACAGAGCGTACAGGGATGTATTCACAGCGGTCCTGAAACCTGAATCCCGGTGATCGCCCGCCACCGCACCAGCTTCAAAGTAAACGAAGCCGGAACGAAGCGAAAAGAATCCGAGTAAAGACCATGTCCATGACCCCCAGAGAAATCGTCCACGAACTCGACCGTCACATCGTTGGCCAGAACGACGCCAAACGCGCCGTCGCCATCGCCCTGCGCAATCGCTGGCGCCGTATGCAGGTGAACGAAGAACTGCGCGCGGAAATCACCCCGAAGAACATCCTGATGATCGGCCCCACCGGCGTCGGTAAAACCGAAATCGCCCGCCGCCTCGCCAAACTGGCCGGCGCACCGTTTATCAAAGTCGAAGCCACCAAATTCACCGAAGTCGGTTACGTCGGTCGCGACGTCGAGTCCATCGTGCGTGACCTCGTCGAAATGGCCATCAAACTCGAGCGCGAGCGCGCCACCGAAGGCGTCAAGCAGCGCGCCATGGACGCCGCCGAAGATCGTATTCTCGACGCCCTGCTGCCACCCGCACGCAACACCGACCCCAGTGAAAAAGACTCCGGCACCCGCCAGGTCTTCCGCAAAAAATTGCGCGAGGGTGAACTCAACGATAAGGAAATCGAAATCGACGTTTCCGCCAGCCCCATGGGTGTCGAAATCATGGCACCCCCCGGCATGGAAGAAATGACCAACCAGCTGCAGGGCATGTTCAGCAACATGTCCAAGGGCAAAACCCAGAAGCGCAAGCTCACCGTCAAACAGGCGCTCAAACAGCTGACCGACGATGAAGCCGCCAAGCTCATCAACGACGAAGAAATCAAAACCAGAGCCATCCAGTCGGCGGAACAGAACGGCATCGTATTTATCGATGAAATCGACAAAGTGGCCAAACGCCAGGAAAGCGGCGGTGCCGACGTGTCCCGCGAAGG
Proteins encoded:
- the hslU gene encoding ATP-dependent protease ATPase subunit HslU, whose translation is MSMTPREIVHELDRHIVGQNDAKRAVAIALRNRWRRMQVNEELRAEITPKNILMIGPTGVGKTEIARRLAKLAGAPFIKVEATKFTEVGYVGRDVESIVRDLVEMAIKLERERATEGVKQRAMDAAEDRILDALLPPARNTDPSEKDSGTRQVFRKKLREGELNDKEIEIDVSASPMGVEIMAPPGMEEMTNQLQGMFSNMSKGKTQKRKLTVKQALKQLTDDEAAKLINDEEIKTRAIQSAEQNGIVFIDEIDKVAKRQESGGADVSREGVQRDLLPLIEGCTVTTKYGMIKTDHILFIASGAFHLSKPSDLIPELQGRLPIRVELSSLTSKDFQRILTEPSASLTEQQKALLGTEGVNLEFADDGIQRIAEVAFEVNESTENIGARRLHTVLERLLEEISFAGGDGSTNITIDAAYVDKHLGELSKDEDLSRFIL